The genomic region ATGGACGCGGTCCTGCTCTCCCCGGACTGCGCCGACCCTCTCTACCGCCGCAGCGTGAAGGTCTCCATGGGCGCGGTGTTCTCCGTTCCCTACGCCCGTCTGGACACCTGGCCCAAGGGCCTGGAGTCCGTCCGCGAGGCCGGCTTCACGCTGCTCGCCCTGACCCCCGACGAGAAGGCCCGGTCCCTCGACGAGGCCGCCCCGCACACCATGGACCGTGTGGCCCTCATGCTCGGCGCCGAGGGCGACGGCCTGTCCACGCAGGCCCTGGTCGCCGCCGACGAGTGGGTCCGCATCCCCATGTCCCACGGCGTCGACTCCCTCAACGTGGGCGCTGCGGCGGCCGTGGCCTTCTACGCCGTGGCCACCGGCCGCCCTCAGTCCTGAGTCCCAAGTCCTGGGAGCCGTACGTGGAACAGCGCCAGGCGATCGTCGCCGTACTGCGGCGCGGGGACCGCGTCCTCGCGATCCGGCGGGGCCCGGCGGTCGCCCGTCCCGGCTACTGGCAGCCGCTGAGCGGCAGGCTCGAACCGGGCGAGACCCAGGAGCAGGCGGTCGTCCGGGAGGTCCGGGAGGAGGTCGGCCTCACCGTCGCGCCGCTGGCGAAGGTGTGGGAGTCGGAGACCGACGACCACCGCTTCCGCCTCCACTGGTGGACCGCCCGCGCGGACACGGGGGAGGTCGTCCCCGACCCGGACGAGGTCGCCGAGACCCGCTGGGTCACGCCGGAGGAGTTCCTCGCCCTGGACCCGGTCTTCGACGGCGACCGCGAGTTCTTCGAGCGGATCCTGCCGGAGCTGTGACGGCGGCCCTGGGGTCGTGAAGCCCTACGGTGCGAAGCCCCGCTGCGCGTGCTCCTGCCGGACCCCGCCCCCTTCGCCGCCGAGTCCCCGCGCCGAGCCCTGGCAGCCCTGCACCAGGGCGATGCCGACCGCCACCAGCAGCGTCACCACGACGAACACGAACAGCCGCTGCCGCAGCAACCGGGGATTGGCGGGCCGCAGCCCGGTCCCGGTGTTCCTGGACGCCGGACGCCCGGTGCCGCTGTGCGGGGCGGGACGGCCGGAGCTGCCCGACCGGGTCCCGTTGCGCCCGGTGGGTGTCGGCCGTGCTCCGGACCGCGACGGGGCGCCGCCGCGTGAGGCGCCGGAGCCGCGCACCGGATTCCTGCCGCGGTTCCCGCTGCCCGTCGACCGGCTTCCGCCGCCCACCGCCCGGGCTCCGCCCCGCGCGCCGGCTCCGTTCTGGGAAGCCGGACCGCCCGTCGACGGACCGCCGTCCCCGGGCCCGGAGGAGCGCCGCGGCGGGGGAGTCCCCCGGCCCCGCTGCGCCCCGGACGCCCCCGCACCCTGCTGTCCCTGCGGACGCCGGCCACGCTCGGGGTAGGTGTCGATGGGCCGGTCCGCATCGGCACCGCGGGGCGCGGGCGGCCGGACGCCGGCGACGTCCTGTGCCTCGCGGGCCGCGATCTCCTTGAGCCGCATGGACAGTTGGAGCGTGCTGGGCCGCTCCTCGGGGTCCTTCGCCAGGCACGCCCGGACGAGCGGAGCCAGTGCGTCGGGTACGCCGTGCAGCTGCGGTTCCTCGTGCACGACCCGGTACAGCATCACCTCGGAACTGCCGTGCCCGAAGGGCGAGTCGCCCATGGAGGCGTACGCGAGCGTGGCACCGAGCGAGAACACGTCCGTGGCCGGTGTGACGGCGGCCCCGCGCACCTGCTCCGGCGCGAGGAAGCCAGGCGAGCCGACCGCCGTACCGACGTGGGTGAGCGTCGAGGCGCCGGTGGCCCAGGCGATGCCGAAGTCGATGATCCGCGGCCCCTTCGGGGACAGCAGGATGTTGGACGGCTTCAGGTCCCGGTGCACGACCCCGGCCTCGTGCACGGCGACCAGGCCCTCCGACAGGGCGGCGCCGACCGCGGCCACGTCGGCCGCGCCGAGCGGCCCCTCGGCGGCGACCTTGTCGTGCAGGGAGGGGCCGGGCACGTACTGCGTGGCGAACCAGGGCCGGTCCGCGTCGAGGTCGGCGGCCACGAGCCGTGCCGTGCACCCGCCGCGGATCCGCCGTGCCGCCGAGACCTCCCGGGCGAACCGCGAGCGGAACTCCTGGTCCTCCGCCAGGTCAGGCCGGATGACCTTGAGCGCGACCCGCTGCCCCTTCTTGTCGGAGCCCAGGTAGACCACGCCCATCCCGCCCGCGCCGAGCCGTCTGTGAAGCCTGAACGAGCCGACGACGCGCGGGTCCTCGCGCCTCAGGCGCATCATCGCCATGTTCATCCCCGCTGCCCGGTCCTGTGACGAGCCACAGCTTACGTTTCCACGGCCGCCTGCGCGCAGAGGCCGCGCCCTCTCGGGCCGACGGATTGTCAGTGGTGGGTGGGAGACTTGAAGGGTGGTCAGGGGGCGCGCGCACAGGCCGTGTTCGCGCGGGGGACGGCCCCAACCTCCTGGCCCGGAAGGGGGATTGGACCCGTGAAGGGTGACCGTGTGGAGATAGTCGTGGACGCCGGCGACACGACGCGCACGTACGAGGTGGTGGCGAGCAGAGCGGGCCGCAGGGTGGAGACGGCGGTACGCCGAGGTGTCGTGGAAGTGAGCGAAGTCACCCGGAGCGGAACAGTCGTGCGTACCGCCCGCTTCATGGCGAACCGGGTGCTGGCCCTGGTGGAGCAGCCGATTCCGCGGGAGGAAAGCTAGGACAAAGCGGGGTGAGCCGGGCGTCCCGTCGGGGAAGACCCTGAGAACCGGGTCTCCGTCTCCACCCAGGGGAGTACGTCGCGGGTGACGGCTCATCCTCCGGGAGGCCCGGCAATCGGTACGAGGGCATGACGTCCGGGACGGGGCGGACGCCTAGATTTGATGTCAAGCGGCGGGTGCAGCACTCGTCCCCCGAGGTCAGACACCCGCCGCTGCCAACGACAACCGAGAACGGTCAGGAGAGGGACCATGGCCCACACGGCACCGCGGACACTGATCCGCGAGGAGGGACGCAAGGTGTACGCCGCCGCGTTCCGCCGCCGCCAGGGCCGCCGCCACCCCCTGGTGGCGACGCTGATGGCCCTTCCCCTGGCGGTCCTGCTCCTCCTCGTCTTCGACGGGTGGGAGACAGTGGCCACACAGGCGTCGTCCGTGGGAGAGATGCTGGGGCGCTGAGCGGCGACCCCAGGCCCGGAAGAGCGGTCCGGGCGGGGACATCCCACCCATGAAACCCCGTGGGGACGGGGGTGCGGCGGACGGCACAAATGCCGGCGCAGCTGGGGAGCTGCGCCGGCATTATTTTTGCGCACGTGCAGGTCCGCTGAGCTGCGGGCGATCGTGCCGCCAAGGGCGGCACGGGTGGGCGATGGGGGTCCCCTGCTCGAGCGAAGCCGAGAGCTTGGGGCAGGCGCCCCGCTCCGCCGGCCCGCGGACCACCCGGCCTCAGCGACAACACGAGCACTTGAAGCACAGCGCCTTAAAGCCCGGCCTCACCTGCGCGTACTCTCGCCCCGACGCCCACACCCCGGGAGCCCAGTGAACTCCGCCCCCGCCCTGCTCATACAGCAGCTCACCGCCAAGGCCCGAGCCACCGCTCACGCACGCTCCCCGGCTTGCCCCTGCGGCGCAGCCACCCTCGCGGACCACCCCGACGGCATCGTCGTACGGCACGCGGACACCGTCGCGAAGGCCCACCCCGAAGAGGCCGACCCCAGGGAACTGACCACCCGTCTCACCCTCGCCACCCGCCACCCCGGCATCCTCCTGCCCCCACTCGCCCCGGCCCCGGCCGACCTGCACGGCCGCCTCGTGACGTTCTGGCCGTACGGGACCCCGGTCGACCCGAAAACCCCCGACGCCGCCCCCTGGGAGGCCGCCGCCACCCTCCTCGCCCGACTGCACCGCACCCCGGCCCCGCCGGAGACGCCCACCATGCGAGGCCCCGCCAAGGCGGCCCACGCCATCGCCCGGCTCCGGGACGCCGGCCCGCACCCCGCCGCGCCCCCCGTCCTGCGCGCCTGGGGCACCCTCCCCGCCTGGGCCCGGGCCGAGGCCCCGATGCCGCATACCGGCACCTTGTGCCACGGCGACCTCCACCTCGGCCAGCTCGTACGCCATCCCGCCCCCGAAGGCCCCTGGCTGCTGATCGACGTGGACGACCTCGGTGTCGGTGTCCCGGCCTGGGATCTCGCCCGCCCCGCCGCCTGGTACGCCTGCGGACTGCTCCCGCCCGGCGAATGGGCCCGGTTCCTGGCGGCCTACCGCGCCGAGGGCGGCCCCGCAGTCCCGGCCGACGGCGATCCCTGGCCCACCCTGGACGTCCCCGCCCGCGCCCTCACCGTGCAGACCGCGGCCCGGGCCGTCGCCAAAGCGGTCGCGGCCGATCGCCCCCTGGACGAGGTGGAGCAGTCGGTCGTGGACGCCTGTGACCGAATGGCCACCGTCCCGCCGCAGTTGACGCAGGAGCACGCGAAGTAGGGTGCAACCGACCACAGCCGGACAGAGTCTGTCCTGGCGACACGGTAAGCAGGACCGACCGGCGAGGAGTTGAACCAGCATGCAGTGTCCGAAGTGCCATGCGCCGATGCACACGTACAACCGCAACGGTGTCCAGATCGAGCAGTGCAGCGGCTGCCGCGGGATCTTTCTCGACTACGGCGAGCTGGAGTCGCTGACGCGCCTGGAGGCCCAGTGGTCCCAGCCGGCGCCGCCGCCTCCGCCGGCCCCGCAGGCCTACCCCGCCCCACCGGCCCCCGCCTGGGGCGCCCCGCACGGCGGCCACGGACACCATGGCCACCACGGTCACCACCGACAGAAGAGCTTCGGCCACATGCTGTTCTCGTCCTGACACGAGCGTCGCGGCACGACGGTCGCGACACGACGAAGCCCCGGCCGATGCGTACGGCCGGGGCTCCGGTGTGGTGTGGACGATACTGGGATTGAACCAGTGACCTCTTCCGTGTCAGGGAAGCGCTCTCCCGCTGAGCTAATCGTCCTCGGGACCATGACCACGCCGTGGAGCGGATCACGGGCACTGCGTGCGCGATACTGGGATTGAACCAGTGACCTCTTCCGTGTCAGGGAAGCGCTCTCCCGCTGAGCTAATCGCGCGGGTTCGGATCTTCAAGCAGATCCAGTGGACGATACTGGGATTGAACCAGTGACCTCTTCCGTGTCAGGGAAGCGCTCTCCCGCTGAGCTAATCGTCCTTGGAGGTGGAGACGGGATTTGAACCCGTGTAGACGGCTTTGCAGGCCGTTGCCTCGCCTCTCGGCCACTCCACCAGGAGCGTAGGGGACCGGGAAGCCCCCTGTTCCTTCGAGCGGACGACGAGGCTCGAACTCGCGACCTCAACCTTGGCAAGGTTGCGCTCTACCAACTGAGCTACGTCCGCTTGTCGTTTCGGTCCGCTCTCGCGGCCCGGCGACGAGTTGAACTCTAGCGGATTCCGGGGCCAGCACAAAAACGCGTTTGTGCAGCGTGCTGCGCTTCCCCTGCTCAGGGCGGTCACAGGGCCTCGCGAAGGGACATCCCCCGGTCACCCGCAGGACACCCGCCATAGACTCGACTGCGTGCTCGACCTCCCGCCCCTCGCCCGTTTCGGCGCCCGTGTCGCCACCGGGCTCCTCGATGTCACCGACGATCCCGAAGCCCTGGAATCCAGCGGTTTCTGGGCCGTCTGCGCCGACTTCGAGGGCCGTCTGACCTGCGCACGCTTCCGGGATGTACGGCAGGCGGCCGTGTCCGCCCCCGTGCCCGGCGCGTGGCCGGGCCCGGCGGCGGGCGACTGGACGTCGTCGCTCGACCGCGCCGCGTACACGGCGGCGGTAGGGCGGATCCGGCAGCACATCGCGGCCGGCGAGGTCTACCAGGCGAACCTGTGCCGGGTGCTGTCCGCGCCCGTCGCGCCCGGCGCCGACGTCGACGCCCTCACCGCGCTGCTGGCCCGCGGCAACCCGGCACCGTACGCAGGAACGATCCGCCTGCCCGGTCACGGTGTGGAGATCGCCACCGCGTCCCCCGAACTGTTCCTGCGGCGCGACGGACGCTTCGTCGAGTCGGGGCCGATCAAGGGCACCGGCCGCACCGAGGCGGACCTGCTGGAGAAGGACTACGCCGAGAACGTCATGATCGTGGACCTGGTCCGCAACGACATCGGCCGGGTCTGCGCCACCGGCAGTGTGACGGTGCCCGAGCTGTGTGCCGTCGAGAAGCATCCGGGGCTGGTCCATCTCGTGTCGACGGTCCGTGGCGAGCTGGCGGAGGGGACCGGCTGGGCCGAACTGCTCGCCGCCGCCTTCCCGCCCGGCTCCGTCACCGGCGCGCCCAAGTCGAGCGCGCTGCGGATCATCGACGCGCTGGAGTCGGCGCCCAGAGGGCCGTACTGCGGAGGGATCGGATGGGTCGACGCCGACCGGCAGACCGGTGAGCTGGCCGTCGGCATCCGTACCTTCTGGATCGACCGGGCCGACGGCATGCTGCGCTTCGGCACCGGCGCCGGCATCACCTGGGGTTCGGATCCCGAGGGGGAGTGGCGGGAGACCGAGCTGAAGGCGGCCCGGCTGCTCGCGATAGCGTCGGGAGCGTATGAGGTGAGTGGAGAGGACCTGACGTGAAGATCTGGCTCGACGGCGGCTTGCAGGACATCGAGTCCGCCCGCGTCTCCGTCTTCGACCACGGGCTGACCGTGGGCGACGGCATCTTCGAGACGGTGAAGGCCGTGGACGGCCGGCCGTTCGCGCTCACTCGGCACCTCGACCGGCTGACCCGGTCGGCGCGCGGCCTCGGACTGCCCGACCCTGACCACGACGAGGTGCGCCACGCCTGTGCCGCCGTCCTGAAGGCCAACCCCGTGTCGCTCGGCCGCCTGCGCATCACCTACACCGGCGGCCACGGCCCGCTCGGCTCCGACCGCGGCCAGCACGGCCCGACCCTCGTCGTCGCCCTCGGCGAGACGACCCGCCGCCCCGACTCCACCGCCGTGATCACGGTTCCCTGGACGCGCAACGAGCGGGGCGCGCTCACCGGCCTGAAGACCACCTCGTACGCCGAGAACGTCGTCGCCCTCGCCCGCGCCCGCGAACAGGGCGCCTCCGAGGCCCTGTTCGGTAACACGGTGGGACAGCTCTGCGAGGGCACCGGGTCCAACGTCTTCGTCGTCCTCGACGGTGAGATCCACACTCCGCCGCTCGCCTCGGGCTGCCTCGCGGGCATCACGCGCGCGCTGGCCATCGAATGGACCGGCGCCGGGGAGACGGATCTGCCACTGGACGTCCTGGAGCGGGCCGACGAGGTCTTCCTGACGTCCACCCTCCGGGACGTGCAGGCCGTGCACCGGATCGACGACCGCGAGCTGCCCGGCGCGCCCGGCCCGGTGACCGCCAAGGCCATGCGGATCTTCGAGGAGCGGTCCGGGGACGACCTCGACCCCTGACAGGCCGGGATATTCGGCTGACCGGGGGCGTGGTTGCGGGTAGAACACCCCTGATGACCACGACCCTGCGGCCGACCGAGCCGCTTCAGCAGAACGCCGACGGGACGCGCTCACGCCGCTACCAGGTGTGCGTCAACAGCCGTCCCGTAGGGGCGATACACCTCGGCACGCATCCCGTGTTCGGCGACGCCGTGGCCCGGATCATGAAGCTGCGCATCGAGGAACCGGACCGCAGACGCGGCAGGGGCACGGTGGCCGCCCTGGCCGCCGAGGAGGTGGCGCGCGGCTGGGGGTGCCGCCGCATCGAGGCGACCGTGCCCGCCGACTCCGAGGCGCCGTT from Streptomyces chartreusis NRRL 3882 harbors:
- a CDS encoding serine/threonine-protein kinase; amino-acid sequence: MNMAMMRLRREDPRVVGSFRLHRRLGAGGMGVVYLGSDKKGQRVALKVIRPDLAEDQEFRSRFAREVSAARRIRGGCTARLVAADLDADRPWFATQYVPGPSLHDKVAAEGPLGAADVAAVGAALSEGLVAVHEAGVVHRDLKPSNILLSPKGPRIIDFGIAWATGASTLTHVGTAVGSPGFLAPEQVRGAAVTPATDVFSLGATLAYASMGDSPFGHGSSEVMLYRVVHEEPQLHGVPDALAPLVRACLAKDPEERPSTLQLSMRLKEIAAREAQDVAGVRPPAPRGADADRPIDTYPERGRRPQGQQGAGASGAQRGRGTPPPRRSSGPGDGGPSTGGPASQNGAGARGGARAVGGGSRSTGSGNRGRNPVRGSGASRGGAPSRSGARPTPTGRNGTRSGSSGRPAPHSGTGRPASRNTGTGLRPANPRLLRQRLFVFVVVTLLVAVGIALVQGCQGSARGLGGEGGGVRQEHAQRGFAP
- a CDS encoding zf-TFIIB domain-containing protein, which encodes MQCPKCHAPMHTYNRNGVQIEQCSGCRGIFLDYGELESLTRLEAQWSQPAPPPPPAPQAYPAPPAPAWGAPHGGHGHHGHHGHHRQKSFGHMLFSS
- a CDS encoding NUDIX domain-containing protein translates to MEQRQAIVAVLRRGDRVLAIRRGPAVARPGYWQPLSGRLEPGETQEQAVVREVREEVGLTVAPLAKVWESETDDHRFRLHWWTARADTGEVVPDPDEVAETRWVTPEEFLALDPVFDGDREFFERILPEL
- a CDS encoding phosphotransferase family protein translates to MNSAPALLIQQLTAKARATAHARSPACPCGAATLADHPDGIVVRHADTVAKAHPEEADPRELTTRLTLATRHPGILLPPLAPAPADLHGRLVTFWPYGTPVDPKTPDAAPWEAAATLLARLHRTPAPPETPTMRGPAKAAHAIARLRDAGPHPAAPPVLRAWGTLPAWARAEAPMPHTGTLCHGDLHLGQLVRHPAPEGPWLLIDVDDLGVGVPAWDLARPAAWYACGLLPPGEWARFLAAYRAEGGPAVPADGDPWPTLDVPARALTVQTAARAVAKAVAADRPLDEVEQSVVDACDRMATVPPQLTQEHAK
- a CDS encoding chorismate-binding protein, which gives rise to MLDLPPLARFGARVATGLLDVTDDPEALESSGFWAVCADFEGRLTCARFRDVRQAAVSAPVPGAWPGPAAGDWTSSLDRAAYTAAVGRIRQHIAAGEVYQANLCRVLSAPVAPGADVDALTALLARGNPAPYAGTIRLPGHGVEIATASPELFLRRDGRFVESGPIKGTGRTEADLLEKDYAENVMIVDLVRNDIGRVCATGSVTVPELCAVEKHPGLVHLVSTVRGELAEGTGWAELLAAAFPPGSVTGAPKSSALRIIDALESAPRGPYCGGIGWVDADRQTGELAVGIRTFWIDRADGMLRFGTGAGITWGSDPEGEWRETELKAARLLAIASGAYEVSGEDLT
- a CDS encoding aminotransferase class IV, with translation MKIWLDGGLQDIESARVSVFDHGLTVGDGIFETVKAVDGRPFALTRHLDRLTRSARGLGLPDPDHDEVRHACAAVLKANPVSLGRLRITYTGGHGPLGSDRGQHGPTLVVALGETTRRPDSTAVITVPWTRNERGALTGLKTTSYAENVVALARAREQGASEALFGNTVGQLCEGTGSNVFVVLDGEIHTPPLASGCLAGITRALAIEWTGAGETDLPLDVLERADEVFLTSTLRDVQAVHRIDDRELPGAPGPVTAKAMRIFEERSGDDLDP